GTTTCCAGAGGTCTCGTGAAGCTTAAAATACTAACGATAGGGGAGTGCTCTATTAAAGAGCTAGTAGTAGCAGCAGCAGCAGAGGGTGAAGAAACAGAGGATGACAACATGTTCCCTCAGCTACGTACTTTGGTACTTGAGAATCTACCAAATCTCGGAAGCTTTTCGGACGGCAAGTATAATTTAAAATGGCCACAAGTGAAAAAAATCAAAATCCTCAGATGCAAGAATATGGAGAGGTTTTGTTTAGGATCCCTCAGCACACCGAAGGAAGTGGAAATAGAAGTCGAAGGTGTCGGTGAGAGTGTTTTGCAGGAGCTCAATGACAGTAGACAAGAAACGTGAGAGTGGAAGCGAGCGGCTTTTGGACGTCCTTGTGCAATTGCAGTATATAGCCTCAGCAGCTGAAACTAGATAATTGTGTTGTAGATAAATAAATGTGTTGTAGCCTCACCAGCTCAAACGACATTATTTTTACTGTCGCTGTCGCACGTAGACAACCGAATGAACTGATGATTAGGCGTTGGCATCGGGCTAGAGCCTAAAATGTGGATCTAGCTTCATATTGGGCTGTTCATATTTGGACAATTTCTCGTCATTGATGGCCTCTCTGTCTGGCCTAAACATGTGATGGGCCGGATCCATCCTGTCCCTAATTTTCAAAACTAATAAGCAACACTTTTTGAATCTGGTTGAAATTGAACTATGTGAGGAATCTGGCGCTCATCAAAGTTCAAAACTTCAAACAAAAAGCAGTACATGCTACAGAAGAGTCTACAATCTCAATCTTATTTTATGTTCTGGGTCACCCATATTCCATATGGCAGTGCTTGGGTTTGCCCCATTACTAAAATTAATAACCTTTTGAAAAATGAAACTTTAGTTAGTAACCACTACTTCTCAGTTCTCACTTTTTATGTTAACTAATAATTAAGTCATTATTGGTAATCCCTGCACTTAATTTGTTCCTCATGGTACCAGAACATGGCAAACCTGGCAGACTGCAGTAGCAGATTTGGATTCTAGCTTCAAACCTTGTTCCTCTAGAGCAATAATGGGCTTAATGGATTTCTAAATCCTCACTGCTTCTCATGTGCCAAGCATAAACATCAAGTCATCAACTCATAGAGATACACAAATCCAAAATGGATTTGACAAATTTCCCACTAAAGCAAAGAAGCTATTACTTTAATGTGACCATGACAAAGACAAAGGAAAACATCTTAATCAGTAGTCGTAGCTCATAGCTAGGCCAGGCATGCTCGCCAATTGTCATGGCCATTTTTTCAAAACTCACCATCTTTTTTCAGTTTTCACCCAGACAACCCTTTATGGGTCTTATTTTACTATTGCCTTGCCTACTCCATGCCTCAGTTACTATCTTAAAGCGATCTTAAAGGGTTAGATCCAACCCAAACCCACCTCCCATCTTGCTTTAATATTTATACTTTACAAATGGCAATCATGAAAAACCCAACTATTCTTCAAGTTTAATCACACTAACAATGAATGCTCTTCCTCTGCTCTCTCTTCTTCTTCTTCTTCCTCTTACTCTGAGCATAACTAGTGCTCAGCTTCGAGTTGATCATTACAGAAACACATGCCCGAATGTCGAATCAATTGTCCATGCCGCAGTTAAGCAGAAGTTTGAGCAGACATTTACAACAGCACCAGGCACTCTCAGACTCTTCTTCCATGATTGCTTCGTCCGGGTAATTCCCTCTTTCACTCTGCTTGTTTTGCAACCCTGTGATCATATCGAAGATAATATGCAAATGAAACTGAGTGTGGAAGTTTTGGATGTGTGTTTATATAGGGATGTGATGCTTCAGTGATACTAGCTTTTAGGAACAAGTCGGCGGAGAAGGACAACCCGGACGATATGTCACTCGCCGGAGACGGGTTTGACACGGTGATCAGAGCCAAGGCTGCTGTTGATAGAGTGGCTGGATGCAGGAACAAGGTTTCTTGCGCTGACATTCTTGCCATGGCCACAAGAGATGTCATATCACTGGTAAACAGTTTATTCCCTCTTTTTTGTTAGCTTTCATCATTCATTTCCTTTAACTTTCGGTGATTGTCTAACATATTGTATCATAGTATTAATTTAAAATCAGCTCGGGAGGGATTGTATACTACATATTAGGAATGCAGTTGCTCTGTTTGAATAGTTCATAACATCTAAATTTTGAGATAATGATCGTCTAATATGCTATGAAAGCCTCTAGTTCTACAAGGTTTTGGGTTAAGAACCTCAAATTCTATGTATTAGTTGAATATGACACCATTTTTCTACAGTAAAAGGTTTTAGGGGATGAAGGTGGTGATTATTGGCTCAAAAATAAAGGGGCATTGCCCTTTGGTGAGGATATTTTAGGGGCACAAAATGAATATGCAAGGCCGCAAGGGTCCAAAGTGATCATTGTTATACACTGTCGCTTCACATGTAGTGCGGTTTCGTGTCAAAGCCAATGCACAGGCTTCACTCTTCACCATTGCATAGAACTTTGTCTTCTTTCATACCTTGAAAAGGGAAATGCTTCCTTTCCAATACTCTGCATCATCATAAATTCAATCACTTTTTTTACCACTTGAAGACCTTTTAACGTTTTGAGCAACTCTGGTGCAGAGTGGAGGACCATTCTATGGAGTTGAACTGGGGAGACTTGATGGGAGGGTGTCCACGAAAACCAGTGTGAGGAAGCATCTTCCTAAACCTGACTTTAGAGTGGACCAGCTGAAATCTATGTTTGCGCAACATGGTCTCACTCTAACCGATCTCGTTGCTCTCTCCGGGGCTCATACGATCGGGTTCTCACACTGCGACCGATTCAACCACAGGATACACAGATTCAAGAGCAAGAACAGAATGGATCCGACGATGAATGTGGGTTACGCAATGAGCCTCAGGAAACAGTGTCCGAAGAATGTAGACCCGAGAACTGCGATTACTTTGGACCCAACAACGCCGCGGAGATTCGACAACATGTACTACAAGAACCTTCAGCAAGGAAGAGGGTTGCTTACCTCTGATCAGTGTCTGTATACCGACACCAGAACAAGGCACATTGTCAACTTTTTTGCAGCAAACAACACAGCCTTTGAACATGCATTCGTGGCTGCCATTACAAAGCTTGGTAGGGTGGGGGTTAAGACTACTGGAAAGCAAGGTGAAATTAGACGTGATTGTACTGCTGTAAACTAATGCATCATCACTATAACATATAGTTTACTAGCTAAGGATTTTCAAGGATACTATGATGTACAATTTGGTCTAGTAGCATAGTCTCTCTTTTAATAAGTGAAAGGTTGTGAGTTCGACTCACACAGTTATAATTTACCTGATAAAAAAAAAAGATCATATGATGTCAATCTTGAAAAGAGCTCGGAAAATCGGGTACTTCCTAATTGGAAGTTAGAGAACTACAAATATTTCTAATGAAATCCAGAAGGGTGACAGAAGAATCCTCCCATCCGATTTCATTAAGATCCCAGAATGTGAAACCCTTGCATATGTACAATAATAATGCAAAGCATCAAGAACTGACATGAAAGATAACCGATGAGCAAAAACGAAAACTGTAATTTATGTTGTTATTTGGCCTGCTAAATAAGTAACCATAAAAACGTAAACTAGTACACTAGTTTAGCTCTCATTTGGTTATTACTTTAGCTCTAATCTAAACACAAGGTTACTAAAGTCTTGATTCATCATCATCATCATGGAAGCTCCTGGCCTCTTTGTTCCCTACAGAAAGCTCCTCTCCTCAAACTGTATAATGTTGTTGGATATTATCTATGTCCAGCCCTTTCAGCTTCACAACAGACTCAACATGGCCCTTTAGTGTGTTCAACTCCCTAAGCCTGCAACAACAGTAATACAAATGCTCTCAGCAACTCCACAACTTGTATGTGGCAAATAGGATTTATGAGTCATATTAAATGATATACAGTATCTTAATCAGAGACCTGCACCACACACGAGGCAAGCCTTTTGGTTCAAGTCTCTGAACAAGCATGCTTCCTTTGAATTACGTTCATTACTAGAACCAAAAACATGCGAGTATATATTTGGTGCTTACCTTGCAACCTCAGCCCTTCTCTTGGCTTGTTCTGCAATCTCTGACAGTTCCCGGTAACTGCTCTTGTCACTGAAGATATTGGAGCTTTCCGGTGGTTGAAGACCATGTAGAGTCCTCTGTGCGGTAGCCCACTGTGCTTCCCTCTCCTCTTTTCCATAGTCTTTCTTTGTAGTAAACGCGGTCTGTTAATGGAAAGAGAGAATAGATGAAATAATGTTAAAGAAACTTGTCGGATCTGAACAATCAACATACTATGGGTGTAAGTTTCATCTCCAAGATGATAGATCATAAAATATACCTTGTTCTCCAAAAGATTATCCCAAGCTTTTCCACTAAGGATGTAGCGGATTGCAAATTTTAAAAGATCAAGAGGAAAGTATGTCACCACACTGAAAAGCCAGACTACACCAGCCCAACCCCAGCCACATCCATGTATCCGTGCAAATTCCCAGTTGGCATAGACAGCTATCAGAGTAGCCACCTGCCATATTCAAAATGTGAATTCTCTCTTGCTTTATAAATCCAATATCAAAAGATGTCAAAGCAGCGATTACTAAAATTGTCTTAAGCAACCAGCTAATATTTGTGATGCTTATAGTAAACAAATGCTCTTCCCACAATACTTGATGTATTTCAGATAAGAGTTACCACAAGTGATAGCAATAGTTGTTAGTCTTAGCATTTAATAAAAAAAATATATTGCATCCTAATTCCCAGAGAAAAACTACACTATGTAAGGTAATCAGGCTGTGAAAACTTACCAACTGAGCAACGATGAAAGCTCCAAGCAAGAGAAGTCCAGGGCGTTCCAAAAAGGAAAAGCTGCGGGACCTTGTGACAAAGATAAGGGCTTGGCTAATAATACTGACTTGCAAGTATAATGCTGCCATCATTTCACTAGGGTTATTCCTCAAAGAACGTACTTGAAACTTTTCCTGCATTATGAATGAGAGATTGTAAATGGTAATAAAATTGGCAAATATGCCTTTTTTGAACAAATTTGAGCAAATTAATCCTACCGAAAAGAAGTCTGTATCTTGCATCAACCAAAAGAACACTACTGTCATAAGGGCCATGTAACCGCCAAGAACAATGCCAGTAGCAAAAATTTCTTTCAGTTTCCAGCTGTCTGGCACTGGAGATGGTTTCACTCGGTCCTTGGATATTGTCATGATCGTTCCTAGCAAAAAGGTAGCCACATGGTCAGACCAAATATCACCCTAAACCCTAATTTAGAAAGGTAAACAAATCAAGGCACTTAAGTCTTACCATCATTTAGTATGGCAATGATCAATACCATGAACGGAGAAAAGTCAAACTTCCATATCAAAGCGATGAACATAAAGCCAAACTGCCAGAGAGTATAAAGTATAAGAACAAATAGACAAAGCATAAGATACGAAGGGCAACACTAACATCTGAAAACCTATTATTGCTTCACTTACCACTATACGTATGGTGATTGAAACGGCGTAGATCTGCAAAAACAGAGTCAAAGTTCAGTGGCATGAAACAAAGAACTTACTGAAATCTGATTTACCATTCAGCAAAGAGCATTAAGGTTACTAACAGTATAGTTCTTCATTCTTTGGAATATGGCTCTGCTTGTAAGTACTGCGCTTATGATGACACTCAATCCAGGTTCAGTCAGAACAATATCTGAAGCACCTCTAGCAGCATCAGTAGCATCAGCTACAGCAATTCCAATGTCTGCTTTTTTCAAAGCAGGAGCATCATTGACACCATCTCCTGTCATCCCACAGATGTGCTTCCTCTCTTGTAGCCTCCTTACAATTTCATATTTGTGCTCTACAATATGCAAAAGTGGTGTTAGAGAAAGGGGAGGCATTGTAAAATGTGACAGACTACTGCCAGACAGAAACAAAGGGATAGTGAAGCTGTTAACAAGTAGATGAGACAAATTTTCTAATATAAGGCACTCAAATTCAAAATTTATATTCGAGTAAGTTCAAGACGGAAAGAAATGAAGTGCCAGTAAAACAAACCTGGAAATACTCCGGCAAATCCGTCAGCCTTCTCAATCAATTCATCAATGGGGAGGGAAGAAATGGCTGCATCCTTGTCTTGGCCGAGCAATGCAGAAGATGGATACATGTTTGTTCCCATACCAAGCCGTCGTCCAGTTTCCTTGCCAATGGCAAGCTGATCCCCTGCACAACAAGGGCCCAAAAATATATATAACATCACCAAAAATACCCAAACATGAAAAAAGAAATATTTAAAAAATCTACTGGGGAGGGACTCTGATGGTATTATACAAAGATTAAGGAGAAATGAACTTACCAGTGATCATCTTCACATTCACACCAAGATTGAGAGCTCTGCGAATAGTTTCTGCACTGTCATGCCTGGGAGGATCAAATAACGGCAACAAACCAACAAACTGCCATGGTGCTCCTGGACTCTCTTTTGTTTTCTCAGGTATTTGCTGGAGGCATTAACAACATCAATGAGATCTGGGAATTTAGTTGACTAAGTGGCAAGTACAAATAAAATGTAAGATATAACAAACCTGTCTTGCAACACCAAGAGATCGAAGCCCACGTTCAGCGAATTTATCAATCACGGCATGAACCTTTCTCTTGAAATCTTCCTTGCAGTTGCATAGCTCCAATATCTGTCATAAAAGATAAGAAACATTGGAGTTTGTCGTCTATGGGGAACACATTTGCTCAATACCAAAAATTGAGGCAAGGTCGTTACCTGCTCAGGGGCACCTTTGCTAGCTCGATGCCAATTCCCATCGGAATCAATGTAGGTCAAAGCAGTCCTCTTGTCAACAGGGTTGAATGGAAGGAAATGAATTTCTCTGACACCAGCACGCGCCTGCCAAATTTATCAAATATTAAATAAAAGTATCTTTAAATCTTGGAGCTGAAGAGGTTAAAAAACCTAGAGGAAATAGGAGACAAATATACCTCTTTTGGATCAGCAAGCATATTTACTATGGCAGCATCAATAGCATCCTGATTTTCAGTCCTAGAAGCCCTTGCCGCAAGAAGGATGACATGTTCTTTCTCCACACCCTTGGGAAATACTTCGATCAGATTTCTATCAACTGTCAGCTTGTTCAGGGTCAAGGTCCCAGTCTTATCACTGCACAGGACATCCATACCAGCCATTTCCTCAATGGCAGTCATTCTCTTGGTAATAGCACCTTGCTGAGAAAGCCTGTGTGAACCTATAGCCATCGTGACGGATAAGACAGTAGGCATAGCAATGGGGATTCCTCCAATCAAAAGAACCAGCAAATTATCAATCCCATCCCTGTACTTGCGATGCTGAATTGGGTACATCACAACAATCTCAATAGCTATTCCAACAGCAATTGAACAAATGCAGAAGTTCCCAATTGCTGTGAGAACTTTCTGGAAATGCCCAACATTGTTGGTGCTGTCCACAAGATGTGCAGCTTTACCAAAGAAGGTGTGCACACCAGTTGCAATGACCACTGCTTCAATTTCACCCTGTTTACATGTTGAGCCGGAAAACACTTCATCTCCAGGATTCTTAGTAACAGCAAGGGACTCGCCAGTTAGGGCAGACTGGTCAATCTTGAGAGGATCACCCTCAAGAAGGCGAGCATCAGCAGGCACTATATCTCCCAACTTAATGCTGATTATGTCTCCTGGAACCAAAATTGAAGCATCTTGCTCAGTCCATCGACCGTCTCTGAGGACCTATATCATGACACCACCAAAAAGATCAAAACCATATTAAGCAGAATTTTTATTCCACACAAAAGCCATGATCATTTTCATTCCTTACCTTAGTTTTAGGAGCAAGACCAGCCATAAGTGCAGCAGCCGCATTACCAGCATTGTTTTCTTCAATAAAGCTGATGGTAGAGTTAACGATCAGCAGGACCGTAATTCCGAGAAAATCCTGCCAATCTGGAGGCTTTCCATCACCATTTGCCAACACAATAGCCATCAAGGCAGCAGCTTCCATAACCCATGACAAGGGATTCCACATGAACCCCAAAAACTTCAGTAATTTGCTTTCCTGTTCACAGAGATACAATCATCATATGCTATAACCATACTGTTAAATGATTAAATAACTAATACGAGTAAACATTTTTCCATTACAAATTACAAAACATACCTTCTTCTCCTCTAACTTGTTTGGACCAAAAACTTGGAGCCTGTTCTGACCCTCGTCCGAGGTAAGACCTTCCCTTGTACATTTCAACTGCTCAAAGACTTCCTCAATTGGAATCCGTTCCTGTCAACAAAACACAGATACACACAAGTGAGCCATATTACAAAGTTTTCAGCAGAATTGTTACTATTTTAGAATTGTTACTTCAGATGATCGATCAACACGCAACAGAATTGTTTCTTTACATGCAACAGAATTGTTACAACTATCAGATGTATGATATTTCAGTTAGATTAGCTATGGTAATCCGCCTTGCCACCAGAGTACATTTACCAACAGAAATATAACAGTCGCCCATTAAGCAAGAAAATCCAGATGATCGATCAATATCAATAGGTCATTGTCAATGTTTAATTCAAAACATTGCTGTCTGTGAACAGAAAATTAGTTTTACACATGAAATCAAACAATTTATTCACGACACAGCCGTGAAGATCTGACTTAGCTCGCTGCTCATGTGAAATTAGGAAAAAAAGCACTCGTGCCCAGACTGATTGCATGGACAAAAAGTCAAGCATGAATGTTACATTATTGACTAAAAAAACCAGCAAGATGGTAAGTGAAAATTAAATAGCCTTGATATATTGGGATTGCTAATAAATACTGCAGCTACCTAATTTATCAAAACACACATGAAGTACAAGGAAGGTACTCACTCAGAAACATCCAAATCCCGAAACAAAACAGGAATCACCACAGAGGAAATCACAGACCCAGGTCATAAATGAGGAAATATTCAATTCACCATCAAACTTTTATTCTCCAATAGAATATAAGAAACTATTTCATGAAACAAAATATAGAAAATATAAAAAAAAACAGGGTGCGTATGAAACACGGGTTTCAAAAGGGCGCGTGAGGTCATTAAATATTCCCCTAGTCAGCCATGTTCTCTAGTGCCAAAAGCAGCGAGCGTTGTCAAGCCGCTGATTCCATGTGATTTACGGGTGCGTACCGGAACCACACTCCTCCAAAAAGCTCAGACCATACAAACAACCATTTTTCCATAACAAACAAACAGAATCAAAACCTCTTTCTAATTTTCTTTTTTATTTTTTTACTTTTTTCCTTTTATTTCGACGGTTGGGGATACGCAACATAACGCTTGGAATTTAAGCCAAACAGAGGCATCCGGGCCGGGTCTCCGGGCCCACCATAATAGAGTCCAAAATGCGTCCCCGTTTCCGATGAAACGAAAACCTGAAAAGGCTCGTGTGTGTGTGTGACCGTAGTACTCTCTTAACAGTCACCGCCGCAGAGTAAAATAAAATAAAAAAGAAATTACGGATAATCCAAATCTAAATCTCTGTTAGGTGAAGCGAGAAAATATAGTAGAAAATTAGAACGAAAAACAAAACAAACAAATAAAATAATCGCCGGAGAATAAAATGACTGAAAAAAAAAATACAACGACGAGTGTACTGGTACTGATCATCATCATCAACAACGAAAACCGAAACGAACAAACAGTATCATCAAACCAGAAGCGATACAAATTTCCAGAAATCACACACAGATCCAAATTCTCATAGCGTTTTGGCTTCGTTTCATCAGAGCGAGCCAAACGCATGCAGCGCAGCAGAGTCACAGAGAAAGAGAAAGAGAGAGAGAGTTTTATATACCAGATCGACGGACTCGTTCTTGATCTCCTCGAGGCTGATGGCCTTGGTGCCGCCGCTCATGGTTGCGGAGTAGGTGGAGCGCTGAGCTCAGAGGAGCTCCAAAGCCGAAACGAGACTGTGGTTTTTGGTTTTGACGAAAGAAAAGAGAGGAAGCGAAGGAGGAATTTATAGTGAGGAAACCCTAGCGAGAGTCATGGTGGGAGAAGAGAACGACGTCTAGGTGGAGAGAGAGAAGCCGAATCGGGTTAGAATTCGGGTCCGGGTTTTCGGCGAGAGAGAGGAGCACTGAAGAATGAGGGAGAGAGATGAACGAGACTCAGTAGCGTCATTTATATTTGCGCTGGTGTTGGGGTGTGGGGCCCTATCCGACGGTACCCAACACTTGGCGTGTGAACAGCCCACGCGCGCGTGAGGGATTGGCTTGGGAGGGTGAGTCCCGTGAGGGTTGGTTTTGGGGAGGGGGGAGAGGGAATGACGGGTTTAGCCTTTGCGTGGTAAAATGAGATGTGGAAACCTATCAGAAGGAGATGAGGTTTGGTGGTGTTTTAAATATGGTTGACTTATTAATTGGAAATCTCGCTTTTGGGTGTGGTTGGGATTCTCAAATTTTTTTCCACTTTCGTATGATGCCAAATTCATTTAAAATGGTCCAAACAGATTTTGAGAGTTTCTAGCAAGAAATTGCTCGTCTTCATTCATTTGGTTTTTCGAATGCACTAATGGGTATGATGGATTTTACTATAATTTTGATATTTACTCCTTTACAAAATTTTCGCTACTTCAACAAAAAATGTTATGTTGTCGTTTAAGTACTTTCTATTATGTAAAGTATTTTATTTTTTGAGCAATTTATATAAATTTTATCTTAAGATCACGAGTTGAATAGTTTTATAATATGAGTGAATAAAGTTCGTTTTTAGGATTTAAAGGCAAATATTCAAATAATGGGTAATTTTAGTTGTCGCGAGGCCTTAAAACGAGATATTTATCATACCGTACCAAACAAACTGAATTTTCCTTCATCGTCTTCATACTTAGTTAAGCAAGTTATAAATTTCATACGCTCAATTATATGTTAGTGTTTCTTACTTAAGTTTGTATATCGACAAGAAAAGATTATGTTATATACGACCGATCACGAGCATTACAACTATTTTAAAGTTAAACCAACCTATATATATACAACTATATTAGTTTCTCTCTAACTACTAAATCTAAGTTCGGACCATATTAGTTTTATTTTTAAACTGCTAAATCCATATATATAGCGATACAAACACATGTTCTAACCCTAACCTAATGGATATGTTGACCACTTTTAAGAACAAATTCATATCCCATAACACTAGTGACCGGTTGAGTCTAATTCATCACATGTAGAGTTTTAGTTTTCCACTATGAAAGTGGAGATTTTTTTGGGTCAGGTACGTAGCACAGTTCCAAATGATTCTTCACCAATTTTTATTTATATTTAACTATGGGTAAGGTAATCCAAATACTTCTCAAGAC
The window above is part of the Fragaria vesca subsp. vesca linkage group LG2, FraVesHawaii_1.0, whole genome shotgun sequence genome. Proteins encoded here:
- the LOC101306982 gene encoding peroxidase 45-like; protein product: MNALPLLSLLLLLPLTLSITSAQLRVDHYRNTCPNVESIVHAAVKQKFEQTFTTAPGTLRLFFHDCFVRGCDASVILAFRNKSAEKDNPDDMSLAGDGFDTVIRAKAAVDRVAGCRNKVSCADILAMATRDVISLSGGPFYGVELGRLDGRVSTKTSVRKHLPKPDFRVDQLKSMFAQHGLTLTDLVALSGAHTIGFSHCDRFNHRIHRFKSKNRMDPTMNVGYAMSLRKQCPKNVDPRTAITLDPTTPRRFDNMYYKNLQQGRGLLTSDQCLYTDTRTRHIVNFFAANNTAFEHAFVAAITKLGRVGVKTTGKQGEIRRDCTAVN
- the LOC101314150 gene encoding plasma membrane ATPase 4-like, translated to MSGGTKAISLEEIKNESVDLERIPIEEVFEQLKCTREGLTSDEGQNRLQVFGPNKLEEKKESKLLKFLGFMWNPLSWVMEAAALMAIVLANGDGKPPDWQDFLGITVLLIVNSTISFIEENNAGNAAAALMAGLAPKTKVLRDGRWTEQDASILVPGDIISIKLGDIVPADARLLEGDPLKIDQSALTGESLAVTKNPGDEVFSGSTCKQGEIEAVVIATGVHTFFGKAAHLVDSTNNVGHFQKVLTAIGNFCICSIAVGIAIEIVVMYPIQHRKYRDGIDNLLVLLIGGIPIAMPTVLSVTMAIGSHRLSQQGAITKRMTAIEEMAGMDVLCSDKTGTLTLNKLTVDRNLIEVFPKGVEKEHVILLAARASRTENQDAIDAAIVNMLADPKEARAGVREIHFLPFNPVDKRTALTYIDSDGNWHRASKGAPEQILELCNCKEDFKRKVHAVIDKFAERGLRSLGVARQQIPEKTKESPGAPWQFVGLLPLFDPPRHDSAETIRRALNLGVNVKMITGDQLAIGKETGRRLGMGTNMYPSSALLGQDKDAAISSLPIDELIEKADGFAGVFPEHKYEIVRRLQERKHICGMTGDGVNDAPALKKADIGIAVADATDAARGASDIVLTEPGLSVIISAVLTSRAIFQRMKNYTIYAVSITIRIVFGFMFIALIWKFDFSPFMVLIIAILNDGTIMTISKDRVKPSPVPDSWKLKEIFATGIVLGGYMALMTVVFFWLMQDTDFFSEKFQVRSLRNNPSEMMAALYLQVSIISQALIFVTRSRSFSFLERPGLLLLGAFIVAQLVATLIAVYANWEFARIHGCGWGWAGVVWLFSVVTYFPLDLLKFAIRYILSGKAWDNLLENKTAFTTKKDYGKEEREAQWATAQRTLHGLQPPESSNIFSDKSSYRELSEIAEQAKRRAEVARLRELNTLKGHVESVVKLKGLDIDNIQQHYTV